The following proteins come from a genomic window of Synechococcus sp. BIOS-E4-1:
- a CDS encoding DUF3104 domain-containing protein, translating to MPPPVTASMARTKINTFLAIIKNLSQAKSKKIKSKFQESNFSLGICEQLRNSSLFLDVKPGMTVCVRCEYLTGETPTQDWYVGQVLHCGGAARDPSAHKLFQIAEIDTGVIQWVNADLVTHIVPEG from the coding sequence ATGCCACCACCCGTCACTGCCAGTATGGCAAGAACCAAAATTAACACGTTTTTGGCCATCATCAAGAATCTTAGTCAAGCTAAATCTAAGAAAATCAAATCAAAATTTCAAGAATCCAACTTTTCGCTAGGCATCTGCGAACAGCTCAGGAACAGCTCCTTGTTCCTGGACGTCAAACCAGGGATGACCGTCTGTGTGAGGTGTGAATACCTGACCGGCGAGACACCAACGCAGGACTGGTATGTGGGACAAGTACTCCACTGCGGGGGAGCTGCTCGTGATCCTTCGGCGCACAAACTCTTCCAGATTGCTGAAATAGACACGGGAGTCATCCAATGGGTTAATGCCGACCTCGTGACTCACATCGTTCCTGAAGGTTGA
- a CDS encoding Coq4 family protein codes for MSETQNYVRSSFSDGATKLAVSILQTAKEPDKIFQHGRYFAIPGGITLQKECFERVLTSAKVQDVLSNRPSQTWPELEQMGAMPKGSLGCCLQQRMEMLGLCFLPEPELPEPESDEAFFISRSVRLHEIHHTVLGLPITVAGEAAASAFYASTGSMPFDISVLASWMLRGSYEPSERRLIWDGISFGIAVGQRVPELFSPRWEEGWERSIIDWQNELGITELLKTSPFQEYLATSYA; via the coding sequence ATGTCAGAAACACAGAACTACGTTCGGTCATCATTTTCTGATGGTGCTACAAAGTTAGCAGTGTCGATCCTGCAGACGGCAAAGGAACCTGACAAAATATTCCAACATGGTCGGTACTTTGCAATACCAGGTGGCATCACACTGCAAAAAGAGTGTTTTGAGAGGGTCCTGACTTCTGCAAAGGTTCAGGATGTACTGTCCAATCGACCCTCACAAACATGGCCAGAGCTTGAGCAGATGGGTGCAATGCCAAAAGGAAGCCTTGGATGTTGCTTGCAACAACGCATGGAGATGCTTGGTCTTTGCTTTTTACCTGAACCAGAACTTCCCGAACCTGAATCTGATGAGGCTTTCTTTATAAGCAGATCAGTGCGTTTGCATGAAATTCACCATACGGTTCTTGGTCTGCCGATCACAGTTGCAGGTGAAGCTGCTGCGTCGGCATTTTATGCCAGTACTGGGTCGATGCCTTTTGACATCAGCGTTTTGGCTTCATGGATGCTGCGCGGTTCCTACGAACCGAGTGAGCGCAGATTGATCTGGGATGGCATCAGTTTCGGTATTGCAGTTGGTCAGAGAGTGCCTGAGCTTTTCTCGCCTCGATGGGAAGAGGGATGGGAAAGATCAATCATCGATTGGCAAAACGAACTGGGCATCACCGAGCTACTGAAGACGTCTCCGTTCCAGGAGTATTTGGCAACATCCTATGCCTAA
- a CDS encoding metallophosphoesterase has protein sequence MSHAVISCLHANLAACEAVLADIDRQGINSITCLGDLVGYGPQPNEVIELVRERSIPTCQGCWDEDIIDGLNACECSYPSQLAERRGHRAHRWTAERITEDNKAFLASLPMTLRRERLLFVHGSPNSQHEYLLPDMNAFAALERVATAGADTLFCGHTHQPYVRELSEGSIRVSVQKNGKTSESEEEITLPMRRIVNAGSVGEPRHGSTKATYVVHDDDSGEVCVREVEYDLSRTCRAIIEAGLPEVFAWRLSHGFEYAERAQDASHVCER, from the coding sequence ATGAGCCACGCAGTGATTTCTTGCCTGCACGCCAACCTTGCCGCATGCGAAGCCGTGCTTGCTGACATCGACCGACAAGGCATTAACTCCATCACCTGTTTGGGCGACCTGGTGGGCTATGGCCCGCAGCCCAATGAAGTGATTGAACTGGTACGCGAACGCTCCATACCCACCTGCCAGGGCTGCTGGGATGAAGACATCATCGACGGACTCAACGCCTGCGAATGCAGCTATCCCTCACAGCTGGCCGAACGTCGCGGTCATCGCGCTCATCGCTGGACCGCAGAACGAATCACTGAAGACAACAAAGCCTTCCTGGCAAGCCTGCCCATGACCCTGCGCAGAGAGCGATTGCTGTTTGTACACGGCAGCCCCAACAGTCAGCACGAATACCTGCTTCCAGACATGAACGCCTTCGCCGCACTGGAACGCGTGGCGACAGCCGGAGCGGACACCTTGTTTTGCGGTCACACCCATCAGCCCTATGTACGAGAGCTCAGCGAAGGTTCCATCCGCGTGTCGGTGCAGAAGAATGGCAAAACCTCCGAAAGCGAAGAGGAGATCACCCTGCCGATGCGGCGCATCGTCAATGCCGGCTCAGTCGGCGAACCCAGGCATGGCTCAACCAAAGCGACGTACGTGGTCCACGACGACGACAGCGGAGAGGTATGTGTCCGTGAAGTGGAGTACGACCTGAGCAGAACCTGTCGAGCCATTATTGAGGCTGGATTACCGGAGGTTTTCGCCTGGCGCCTGAGTCATGGCTTCGAGTACGCCGAACGTGCGCAAGATGCCAGCCACGTTTGTGAGCGCTGA
- a CDS encoding GTP-binding protein — MQNTWLIMGPPGCGKTNWIRDSFLKHPGSCAYLRLCGSDQEGLEQGHNAGIDSAWLQDQIPELLDLATTATAPLPSGPQLLLIEVQQFQPPTNSSPSGIDPHLLRQLERFNLRPDRTLHFGLDPELPQEDVLDFKRLESWHRNLQGCVWDPNSLSSFWFELVNGAYGDVYRAKALMNLPDGRSFLCNWVVSQQGSQILPLESVEPPAGRPNRTSQLVVQGRTLDPAGIQSTINDCLLTDDDLELHQAQFRYREHSFQTKG; from the coding sequence ATGCAGAACACCTGGTTGATCATGGGCCCACCCGGCTGCGGGAAAACCAATTGGATCCGCGACTCTTTCCTGAAACACCCTGGCAGCTGTGCCTATCTCCGCTTGTGCGGATCCGATCAGGAAGGCCTTGAACAAGGTCACAACGCAGGCATCGACAGCGCCTGGCTCCAAGACCAGATCCCTGAGCTCCTGGATCTTGCGACAACCGCGACTGCTCCGCTGCCATCAGGTCCTCAGCTTTTGCTCATCGAGGTTCAGCAGTTTCAGCCACCGACCAACAGCAGCCCGAGCGGCATTGATCCGCACCTGCTTCGGCAGCTGGAGCGGTTCAATCTGCGGCCGGATCGCACACTGCATTTCGGTCTGGATCCAGAACTGCCGCAAGAGGACGTTCTGGACTTCAAACGCCTTGAATCCTGGCATCGCAATCTTCAAGGCTGTGTCTGGGATCCCAACAGCCTCAGCAGCTTCTGGTTTGAACTGGTGAATGGCGCCTACGGCGACGTGTATCGGGCCAAAGCACTGATGAATCTGCCGGATGGTCGCTCATTCCTCTGCAACTGGGTCGTGAGCCAACAAGGCTCTCAGATTCTTCCCCTGGAGTCGGTGGAGCCGCCGGCAGGCAGGCCGAATCGCACGTCACAGCTGGTGGTGCAGGGCAGAACCCTTGACCCTGCCGGCATTCAGTCAACGATCAATGACTGCCTGCTCACAGACGACGACCTGGAACTGCACCAGGCCCAATTCAGGTACAGAGAACACTCCTTTCAAACCAAGGGATAG
- a CDS encoding Nif11-like leader peptide family natural product precursor, producing MPEEQLKTFLEQVKVDTSLQEKLKAAADADAVLLIAKEAGFMISADDWKNAQISEEELEGIAGGSQISCEVTLCVLPPTICC from the coding sequence ATGCCAGAAGAGCAACTCAAAACCTTCCTTGAACAAGTCAAAGTTGACACCAGCCTTCAGGAGAAGCTCAAAGCAGCAGCCGATGCAGATGCAGTCCTTTTGATTGCCAAAGAAGCTGGATTTATGATTTCTGCTGATGACTGGAAAAACGCTCAGATTTCAGAAGAAGAATTGGAAGGCATAGCTGGTGGAAGTCAGATAAGCTGCGAAGTGACTCTTTGTGTTTTACCTCCTACTATTTGCTGTTAA
- a CDS encoding Nif11-like leader peptide family RiPP precursor, which produces MTSQIDSLLAHLESNPELRNAIMTATSLEEATKIAENAGFKIEGKDLCNAHKEQLLELTDNELEVIAGGKFDTYGPGPGTNQDQDTNSVVCKIATH; this is translated from the coding sequence ATGACTTCACAAATAGACAGTCTGCTGGCTCATCTCGAGTCCAATCCTGAATTGCGTAACGCAATCATGACAGCAACTTCACTCGAAGAAGCCACTAAAATTGCCGAGAATGCTGGTTTCAAAATTGAAGGAAAAGACCTGTGTAATGCCCATAAAGAACAACTCTTAGAACTAACTGATAATGAATTAGAAGTTATCGCAGGCGGAAAGTTTGACACATATGGGCCTGGACCAGGCACGAATCAGGACCAAGACACAAACAGCGTGGTATGTAAAATAGCTACTCACTAA
- a CDS encoding LOG family protein, with translation MSSASSDSRFPDENQRLIAQNFDQIINSDSYKLAHHDLDLLNSPSMRGVRMLMEISKPELRLEEAGITSTIIVLGGARIQERSAAESSLAESLNALDADPDSVSLQRRVQQARGLVELSCYYDAAREFSFLVSSHGQREDKPLNSDSSPVIVTGGGPGIMEAGNRGAFEAGCRSIGLNIDLPHEPPNPYISPDLCFKFSYLSLRKIHFVMRSVGAILFPGGFGTLDELFEILTLRQVGVKSAMPIILFGREYWSRIIDFEFMANSGLIDDEDCRLFQYADTALEAWELIRKQS, from the coding sequence ATGTCTTCAGCATCAAGCGATTCCAGATTCCCAGATGAAAATCAGCGCTTGATTGCGCAAAATTTTGATCAGATCATCAACTCTGATAGCTACAAACTGGCGCATCACGATCTAGATCTGCTCAATAGCCCCTCGATGCGCGGCGTCAGGATGTTGATGGAAATCAGCAAGCCTGAACTGCGCTTGGAGGAGGCTGGAATCACCTCCACCATCATTGTTTTAGGTGGGGCCCGGATTCAGGAGCGTTCGGCAGCAGAGTCAAGTCTCGCAGAGTCTCTGAACGCACTTGATGCGGACCCTGATTCGGTTTCGCTTCAGCGCAGAGTTCAACAAGCCAGAGGGCTTGTTGAACTTTCATGCTATTACGATGCCGCCCGTGAATTTTCATTTCTAGTATCCAGCCACGGACAGCGAGAAGATAAACCATTAAATTCTGACTCATCCCCTGTGATTGTTACTGGTGGTGGTCCCGGGATTATGGAGGCTGGAAATCGCGGAGCTTTTGAGGCTGGGTGTCGATCGATAGGCCTAAATATTGATCTTCCTCATGAGCCTCCAAATCCTTATATTTCACCGGATTTATGTTTCAAGTTTAGTTATTTGTCGCTGCGAAAAATTCACTTTGTGATGCGCTCGGTTGGAGCAATTCTGTTCCCAGGGGGATTCGGAACTTTGGATGAATTGTTTGAGATTTTGACATTGCGGCAGGTGGGGGTGAAAAGTGCAATGCCGATCATTCTCTTTGGTCGTGAGTACTGGTCAAGAATCATTGACTTTGAGTTCATGGCCAATTCAGGGCTGATTGATGACGAAGATTGCCGCTTATTTCAGTATGCTGATACTGCTCTCGAAGCCTGGGAGTTGATTCGTAAGCAATCCTAA
- a CDS encoding multicopper oxidase family protein: MLRRSFLRLGVLAVLVGGASLDVLRTTRAKARSAWERFISQPAFQRPRNAETVVLEIATAPITVLGRTVVRGCIRQLNGQRGYTTSQRKGINLELINQLPVPTTVHWHGLILPNAMDGVPFVTQPPIPPGQHQRIHYSLVQNGTFWMHSHYGLQTQSYVAEPFVILDEEQERWADRTIIVMLRDFSFTPASQILDNVVAGERGGGTAMAKSLADFDWHQPRMLLTQQWDQWNQRFCWKQQKGVLMMAPDVVYDALLANERSLDAPEIIDVEPGETVAIRWLAGSAFMSFFLDFGDLEAELLRTDANPVEPISGSVFQLALAQRLTLRVKLPEEPGVFPLLALGERSNLRCGVVLRSNPKLRVPDLAPKTDQWTGRLDFTQDKQLRAQRPLAVRAADNTIPIALTGPAPKYTWGLNHRFYPYRDPYWVEEGQRVEMVFSNPTPMGHPMHLHGHEFQILELDGVPLAGAMRDTVYVPKGGTCRIAFDANNPGIWAFHCHITYHHVRGMFNVVAYRSADLSWWNPAGFSHEYLPF; this comes from the coding sequence TTGCTTCGTCGTTCCTTTTTGCGATTGGGTGTCCTTGCTGTTCTTGTTGGCGGCGCAAGTCTTGATGTGCTCAGGACCACCCGAGCCAAAGCTCGGTCTGCCTGGGAACGATTCATCAGTCAGCCGGCGTTTCAGCGGCCCCGTAATGCTGAGACAGTCGTCCTTGAAATCGCAACGGCACCGATCACTGTTCTGGGACGAACAGTTGTCCGCGGCTGCATTCGTCAGCTGAACGGTCAGCGTGGATACACCACGTCTCAACGCAAGGGCATCAATCTCGAATTGATCAATCAGTTGCCGGTGCCGACAACGGTGCATTGGCATGGGTTGATTTTGCCCAATGCCATGGATGGCGTGCCGTTTGTCACGCAACCTCCCATTCCCCCAGGACAACACCAAAGGATCCACTACTCGTTGGTGCAGAACGGCACCTTCTGGATGCATTCGCACTACGGGCTGCAGACCCAAAGCTATGTGGCTGAGCCTTTTGTGATCCTCGATGAGGAACAAGAACGTTGGGCTGATCGAACGATCATTGTGATGCTGCGGGACTTCAGCTTCACTCCCGCCAGTCAAATTCTCGACAACGTTGTGGCTGGTGAGCGCGGCGGCGGTACGGCCATGGCTAAGAGCCTGGCTGATTTTGATTGGCATCAGCCGCGAATGCTGCTGACTCAGCAGTGGGATCAATGGAATCAGCGCTTCTGTTGGAAACAACAGAAAGGGGTCTTGATGATGGCCCCGGATGTTGTGTATGACGCGCTGCTGGCGAATGAACGCAGCCTTGACGCTCCAGAAATCATTGATGTGGAGCCTGGTGAAACCGTGGCGATCCGCTGGCTTGCAGGCAGCGCCTTCATGAGCTTTTTTCTCGACTTTGGCGATCTCGAGGCTGAGCTGCTGCGTACTGATGCCAACCCCGTTGAGCCGATCAGTGGATCGGTCTTTCAACTTGCTCTGGCCCAGCGTTTGACGCTGCGTGTCAAGCTTCCTGAAGAACCTGGGGTCTTTCCTTTGCTGGCCTTAGGGGAGCGCAGCAACCTGCGCTGTGGTGTGGTGCTGCGCAGTAACCCAAAGCTCCGCGTGCCTGATTTGGCCCCGAAAACCGATCAGTGGACCGGTCGCCTCGATTTCACCCAAGACAAGCAACTGCGGGCACAAAGGCCTCTTGCGGTTCGTGCTGCTGACAACACAATTCCGATTGCTCTGACAGGCCCTGCTCCCAAATACACCTGGGGCCTTAACCATCGGTTTTACCCCTATCGAGATCCCTACTGGGTGGAGGAAGGGCAACGGGTGGAAATGGTGTTTTCCAATCCCACCCCGATGGGTCATCCCATGCATCTTCATGGCCATGAATTTCAAATTCTCGAACTGGATGGTGTGCCCCTGGCTGGAGCCATGCGCGACACCGTTTACGTGCCGAAAGGCGGAACTTGTCGTATTGCCTTCGATGCCAATAATCCAGGAATTTGGGCGTTCCACTGCCATATCACTTATCACCATGTGCGAGGCATGTTCAACGTGGTGGCTTATCGCTCCGCTGATTTGAGTTGGTGGAATCCAGCAGGTTTCAGTCACGAATACCTGCCGTTTTGA